The Heptranchias perlo isolate sHepPer1 chromosome 15, sHepPer1.hap1, whole genome shotgun sequence genome contains the following window.
GGAGTAGGATGATGCAGGGAGTCAAACTGCCTTTTtatctctgggatctgggtttgaCGAAGCAGGCAAATCTGCTCTCTTATAACAAATGGATGTAATTAAAGTGACCTGAGTAaataaaggagaaactgtttctactggcaggagggccggtaaccagaggacacagatttaagataattggcaaaagaaccggggcggggggggagaattttttttttacacagtgagttgtaatgatctgcaacCTGCGAAGGGTGATGGaaccaaattcaatagtaactttcaaaagggaatcggatataaacttgaaaaataaaatttttcagggctatggggaacgagcaggggagttggactaattgaataactctttcaaagagccggcacaggcatgatgggccgaatggcctgctactgtgctgtaagattctatgaatttggGCAGTTTCAACCCAGTTTCTAGTGGGCACAAGTCCATGGTACAAAAAGGCCCCTAATTTTGCTCTAAGTTGGCAGTCTCTCAGAGGCAACAGTGATCCAGTAGAGATATTCTGCTGAGGTCAGTGTTAAGAAATGTTGGGGAAAAGTTTTCTCTGGGCACCAGGTGTGGTGAATATGTTCCAGCAGCTCCCGGACAGCATTCCTCACCTGATCCGGGTATTGATCTCTGACCCAGCACAGGTCGTAAATATGTTGGGGGCTGTTTTCGTATCTGGCGCTCAACCGACGGGGCATCCGCTCTGCCCACCAGGTGATGTTGGCAGGAGACCTGATCCATTTCTGTGCGCGTGCTTCATTTTGTTATGCCGGAAAGCTGCCAGTGCTGAATGAGTGCGAACAGGCAGCTCACTGATCGGGGGACAGGGGCGGAGAACCGGCagctcctccaggggccgagccaGAAGTGTTTTATTAAAGGAGGGACACTGACCTTTCTAACCTCGTACCCTCTCCATCATCAAGAACACCAACTATCACCTCTAACACTGGTGGTCTCTGCCCCTCCTTCTGcctatttgctgctgaaacccttatccatgcctttgtcacctccagacttgactattccaatgttctccttggctggcctcccatcctccaccctctgtaaacttcaactcatccaaaactctgctgcctatatcccatCATGCACTAAGTCCCACTTACCCATCACCGCTGTCTTTGCTGCCTTACTTTTGCTTACGATTCCCCAATGtctcaaaattaaaattctcatcctcatgtttaaattccttcatggccttgccccttcctatccctgtgacctcctctagccctacaaaccCTCTCCCTCAGAACTCCCCATTTCACTGACTCTGGCTTTTTCGTCAGCCGCCcttaccattggtggccgtgccttcagccgattAGGaggccccactctctggaactccctaaatctctccaccaccctctcctccattaagaccctccgtaaaacccatctcttcggtcaaacttttggtcacccctcctaatagctccttcattTTTTCCTGATAACTCTTTGAAGCATCTTGGGTTATGTTTCTATTTTaagggtgcaatataaatgtatgttgctgttgttgtcatgggttcaagccccactacaggaCTTGTGTacttaatctaagctgacacttcagtgcagcactgagggaacacTGCATTGTGAGGAGCAAACCTCTGGCTTAGTGGTAACATTtatgcctctgagccagaaggtgcaAGGTCCCAGCACCCCATGACCCAAGCTTCGGGTCTGAATTAtgggttgacatccagggggATACTAGCTGGGTGACCCCCTCCCACTCAGACACATCATATAGGTTTTGGGAGCCCCTAAAACCCTCCGGacgtataggactaaccaccttatcagctggtataaagatgatTATGGCCACAGGAGGAGTGTTCACGTCaaagcctgtcagactgttaatcagcttgCAAATCCTTGCACTCCTTCACAcccttctccaagggaagagtgtgaagttaCAAAAACAACTGCATTGTGAGAAGtatcgtctttcaaatgagacattgaaCATGAGATGGACgtaaaaaaaatctcatggcactatttgagttCTGGCCAACATGTCTCATCCAGCTCCCCCAACAACAGAACAACTGGTCATTCTTGTCATTGctttttctgggatcttgctgtgcacaaattggatccTGTGTTTGCCTAtacgacaacagtgactacacttcaaaagtaattcattggctatgatgCGCTGCGAAGTTGAGGATGTGAAATGCACATTATAAGTATTgctttttttgttgcttttctttccttccttcctcctctttccttctttctttttcttccttaTAGTTCACACAATTTACCTTGTTTGTAAACACATTTTTCATCTTCCTGGTCACGTTCCTTTTTTTTCAAATCTATGGATATTAATATTTTGTACAGGTGGCTGGAAGAATGATGCTTTTAATAAAGGGCTTTAGCCCATTGCTTCTGAAGGTGCAGGTTCAATGTTTCAGTGTTAAGACTGACCTCACACCTGATTGATCCTCTCAGTGGACAGCTCAGTGAATTATAAAGTAGGTGTGTTCAATGGATTAACAGCAGGACTGTTTTAAAGTCAtgaggggtcattttaactttggccgAAGGTGTAAAACGAACGATATCGATCAGCcggccgttatacaccacgcctcgTTAACTCTGGGTCTAACCATTGAAGtcactggaaaggaaaatcaggcttggtgtataatgggtggcaaaTATCACCCATTTAATACTatggcccaaagttaaaattacccccattgtgatTGGCCCCGGAGCATAAGTTCTCTCACAAACTGTCTGGCTGGTGGCTCCAATCACACTTGCCCCACATCACTATGATTTATGAAAGGCCCGAGTTCAGATAGTTTTGGTGACCCTCAAGGTATTAAGTATTTTTCTACTGAAAAATAGCTCAAATGCCCAGATCAAATAAAATAGCAGCTTTGGAGACAGTGAATGAACTTGTGTTTACAACAGACTGACTGGGATGTTTACTTTGGGAATAATCCCTGAAGTGTCTCTCCAGCTGCCGGCTCCAATTAGTTCAGGGGATTCACAGCTGTTGCAGTTTCAATGTCGCTGCTGAATACAGATTTACATTCTCCCACTGCTTTATTTCAACTTAACATGGGGTTCACGGCAAATTTCCAATCACGCTTCGTTCTACAATATTCTCTAGGGTGGCTTCAATTGTAATCAACTGTTGTACAGAGGGACTGCAGTGTGACACTAATATATCAGCATCACTTACCTGAACTATGTCCAATCTCATTACCTGAATAAATAGAGTTTACTGTTCCAGCTGATTATTTTTTCGGTGACATTTTAATTAACAAGTAGATAAAATGGATGGGCAGCACCAGTGGCAACATCTCCCTAAAGGGTGGTTTGAGTGTGAAAGGTTCACAACCAAACAACTACAACTGACTAGATTCCACACCCTGTTGACATCATAGGAAcattaggtacaggagtaggccattcagccacctcgggcctgctccgccattcaattagattgcggctgatctgcacctaATATCAATAGGCTGCAGAATTCCTTCCAATATGAACTTTCAGCCGTTAGTTgaatgtttgtgtctctctctctctctctctctcgcttttttTTCTTTGGTCTTCTGCAGAAAGACCATCCTGGAAAATGAggcaaatctggaactccctccttcaaaaagctgttgaggctgggggtaaattgaaaatttcaaaattgagattgatagatttttgttaggcaaagttatcaagggttacggaatcaaggcaggaagatggagtcaagatacagatcagccatgatctaactgaatggtggaacaggctcgaggggctgaatggcctactcctgttcctatgttcctaaatatttTTATTGGCCAAGCAGCTGCATTTAAAGAAGATCCCTTTGGGAAGCAGAGCCCGGTGGGTTGCGGCATGCTAATGGCTTGATACATGACGCAGGTGCCTTCCAACCAGAGGAAGTTGCCGAATTTTATCCGAACAATCTGATTTTctgttctgtgttgagactgaggggaaTTGCCATTACAGTGTGGCCCAGCTGCAGTGCAACATCACATTAGAGTCTCGATTATATCATTCGTTAACTCTGGGTCTAAATAAGCACAAACTGTTCTTGTAGACGACAGCTGCTCTTGCTCAACTAGACACTGAAACAATCTCCCATCTGTCCATTCTTGCCCTACTGTTACTGGTGTCAGAGAGCTGGATTAATGGCGTCTGGTGACATCCCATTTCCCCCATGAGTGCTTAGTTACATTTTTATGCTTATAGAGTTAGGACAGTAAAAATGTACATTGATAGCAATCTTATGTGGAACATATCAAAAGCTAGCAAATGTATtaaattataaaataatttattaaTTCAGTCATCTGTCTAATGCTGCTTGACCACAGAGAATCTAATGCAGGAACTGCACCCACTTCTTTACTGCCCAGTCAGCCTACAAGGTTAACAGTGTGTGTCTTGGCCTCCATCCTCAGTCTCAGCTTGTCATTATACTCCGATTACAGTCAGTGCTGTGTATCTATGACCTGGATATCATCCAATCACATACAGGCATATTTTGTCAATCAATTTCTTTTAAAAGCAAGACTGTTTTTTTGTCAGTAAAACCCATTATGCAAACGAAGCACTGAAAAGGCCCATTAAGAAGTGTAAGAAAATGGGAGCATTCAGGAGAAATTCAGACAGCAAACTTGAGGCTGTTATGATTCCAGTTCTATGTATATATGTGCAGTGATACGGTTGGAAGCAATTTGTCTGAGAACAAAGCAATGCATGCAGATTAAGTTTCCACATCTTAAAGGCTAGAAATTACTTCTGGTGATATTTGAGTACAAACGCTTAATCAATTTATGTGATATTCTCCATCTTGCTAttttaacaacaatttgcattggcTAGGAGGGAcggccaaaagcttagtcaaagaaatGGGTTTCGAGGATGCTTTTAAAGAtggagagaggttcagggagggaattcatgATTAGAGTCAAACCAGCTAAAGGTTCTGCCACCAATAGTGGgacgaagggagaggggagatgcatcagagattggagtcagaggaacagagttctCGGGAGgggatatagggctggaggaaatgcagagatagggtgggacaTCGTCATGGAGGAACTTATAGGGAAGGGCAACAATTTAAAATATAACACACTGCAGGGGATGGACAGCAAGTGTACAGCACAGGGTAAGTAGATTAATGCATCTGCTAAAACAGCGAGTAGAGGAAGGCTATTATCACCGACAATTATTTCTGGCCTTAAATGCTTTTTGCAGGGCTGCAACAAGTAATTTTTTTCCCCGTTAACTTCAAAATGTAACTCGCAAAGACGCTTATCTCAGTCAGGCTGCAATCGCTtaaatgcaaatttattttcATTATGTTAAGTCCGATCAAACACAGATAAGTAAAGCGACATTTTTATTTAAACAGTACAGCGGCTCTATTTCTGAACAGAATGACTTGTTAGCGACATGGAAGCGTGGCTCACTCAAGCTTTAGGTTCTTTACATAATTCATTTGTATTCTGGTTTTCCAAATTCCATCAAAATAGCTGAGGCTTCAAGGTTTGGAAATTCCTTTTGAATTTCTGCTATGTTTTCCCCTCGAGGTTCAGACTTCTCTAGTTTCATTACATCCCTAGTTTTTGCCAGGcaagacattgggctcgattttaaaagtaaaaacgggtgggttggcagcgggggaacATTGAAAatcgccaccatttcagacccgccccgaacccacccatttccggttttcatggggGCGAGACGAGGCTGCCAACCcgttcccaggaggcgggttgggccttaaaaccttccaaggaggcttcaggcctccatttttaactaattcccctcCTGTTTTactcctcgtgaaaggaggcgagaaggcccgagactgcagcTAAGTGCCTAGAAAGACACAACttgtgagcccggaggagcaggagtgcttcccccaggcccaacaagcctacctgcaccggccTTCCCCACCCCGATCGTTGACCCCCTCCCATGATCGCGGACCCCGATCCCGACCTTCCGaccctccccctctgaccccgaccccaatcctccgaccccgatcatccgaccctgatcctccaacccccaacgattgcagacccccacgatgacccccgatcctgccTCCCCCACCgttgactgacccccaatcccatgccCCATGACTCGCGATCCCATGCTCATCTATGCCCCTTACCcacccgtgcccacctatgccccccgccctgctcccccccctcccattcatgcaaacaaagatttacctgcagacttaactgtcaatcagccggtcaatcggacaggaaactgacaaaaataaaagacgtccttacgtcaaaatcataaggacgtccgggaaacccatactaatgggtttcctgacctcaaattggCCCCCTTCCTGGTtccgtttgaaaattgagcccattgtatcAAAAGTGCTTATAATACCTTATGTATGGTGCTGAGATATTCTTAACATGGTTCATGATGAGGACCCATCAATATAGGTAGAGATTTTGTATTTCCACAGCTAATTTTAAAGCAAGATTTAATTGAAAGGCTTGGCAAGGTATTTGAGTTAGAAGCTAAATAGCAAAACTGCAAAGACCAGAAGTGGCAGTTTTGTAAAGTACTTAATTTACCGCATTTCTTTTTAACTAAATAAATGGGATACCTGGTTCATGGAAATATAAAAGATAGCGGTGTGCTAAACTGTGAGGGATTACACGTTATCAGTTTTAATTGAAGTCTGTGAATTAAAAAGGGAACTTCTACTcgtcacagccaatgaaagcTTGTGAACCAAACTAGCGACATGCTTATCTGCTAGAACTGCAGGGAGATGCAACTCTACTACTGCAGAATCATTGCCATGGCTATTTCGGCTCTACCAGGATACTGCATTTTATTCAGTGAATGGTAACAAATGTCATCCCCTGCAGTTTTCTTTTCAAATCCTGGAGCATCATCTCGCAGAAGATGTATTATAGAGCATGCATAGTCTTAAAGCCAATCTGATATCACACAGATACCCGAGCTTAAAATTGAGATTCTAACTGAATATTGGCTCCGTTTCTATTTACAGGATGCGCAGCTCCCTCTGTCATCATCTCCCCCTTGACCGTTAGCGGCGTTTCGCTTTTAAACATGGAATCCAGCTTTTGGCGGGGCCTTATGTTGAAGTACTTCTGGAAATACTCCGACGTAAAGTAATAAACGAATGGGTCAAGGCAGCAGTTTGTGGTGGCCAGGCACAAAGTAATTGGATACATGGTCTTGGCAAATCGCTCCAAGGAGCAGTTTGCGACTGCTTGCGAGCGTACAAGAGCATAGATAAATAGGATTGAATTGTAGGGAACGAAACATATTATGAAAATGGACAAGTGTACAATGATCATCTTGAGCACCCTTTCTTTGTTGGCTCCAATTGGAGACAACGTTTCTGGTTTCCTTAGAGTCCTCAGAACTAACGATGAGCAGGTCAGGTTCAATAGCAAGGGAATAAGAAATCCAACTATTTCAATGAATATGGTGATCTTGGACAGGTAGGTCTTCCAGATATCTTTGGAGAAACCTTCAAAGCAGGTGGTACTGGAGTTATCTCCCCTGTTGTTCGTGGTggagaacagagacacagagattcCCCCACTGAGCACCAGGAGCCATACCCCTGCGCAGATTATGCTGGTGTTTCTCCTCGTCCTGATGGTCCGAGACCTGAAGGGGTACACTATGGCCAGGAACCGGTCAGCGCTGATGCAGGTGAGAAACAGCATACTCCCATATATGTTCGTGAGGAAAGCTGTCCCAGAAACCTTGCACAGCCCATCGCCAAAAGGCCAGTGCCTATTGATGTTATAAAAAATTTTGAAGGGCAGCGTAAAGACAAAGAGGAGGTCTGAGACGGCAAGATTCGTCATAAATATCGTAGTTTCGTTTCGCATCTTCATTTTGCAACTGAAGAAGTACAGCGAGGTGCAGTTTGTCAGCAACCCTAGAATAAACacaacactgtacacagagccatACAGCGTGTACTTGAATGAATCGTTGGTGAGACAGATGGGGTTCTGGCTGTTGTTCCCCATGCCAGGTCTTGTGCGTTTTGTGCACGAGCAGCAGGTATGCTGGGAGTCGAGCAGCATCCACAGCAGTTTTCAGCACACAACGAATTGTGGCAGGAATCACGTCCAAGGTTTCCTGATAAGGTTTTGCCTTTGCACCATAATTTAACTGTCTGTACAGCTGACCTACTGCCTGCAGAGAAAGAAAACATAAACAACATTAGTAAATGGAGACTGCCTCAACTAATTGCCATTGTGTCTGCTTTTTCTAAAAAGACTTGGTATTCCTCAACGTTGAACAAGATAGTTTCTGTCCTTATTTGAAAAAGTGCTGCATAAATTCCTGCAAAAACCCGgtgcaaaaaaaaatacacaataaTATCCAAAGGAAATGGCCCTGAATATTAACCTTTCCTTTTCTGCCCCCTAAAGTTCTACCCCCTTTCGTATTAGAAGAATTAAAGCTGCACAGTGCTTCCTCAGGAAATCCAGATAATGTTACCTTAAAGAATTTAGGATTATTCATTGTACAGTTGGCTATTTTTGTCAAATGCTAAACGTTTTAAATTAGCTCTCAGTACGGTTCTTACATCTCTAACTATTGCTTGCTCCACTTAATCCAAAGTCACTTTATTCAAATTATCTGGTTGtttttgaaaacttcaatctcactttgCTGTGCTATTTTATGttatttaatttgaattatttgacaagatgtaaagaaagaaagagagaaagattaattgattgcatttatatagcacctttcaccacctcaggatgtcccaaaacactttacagccaatgaagtacttttgaagtgtagtcactgttgtaatgtagggaaagtagTTGTGATACAATTAAGAGATTTGGTAAAATTGTAATATTATAATATGTTCCATGCCAATCATTTTATTAAAGAAATATTACACATTGGCAGTTACAATGCAGCATCCCAGTGTCTAACATGAAAGAGATTCTCTCTCCCATGGGAACGGGCCATGTTCAGTTTAAACAGCTAAActaattactttttttaaatgtgcaTATTTTCTTGTAAAATTCTTGTTGTCGTCAGCTATTTTCAAAGCGTGGGGCACAGAACTTATTTTTGCAGCCACCAGGGTATGTTTCAGAGAAAAATccgtggtacaattttaaagggggtgcgggaacaggggatgcacgtacacaaatctttgaaggtggcaggacaagttgataaagctgttaaaaaacatacaggatccttggctttatgaatTGAGGCTTAAAagtgcaaaagcaaagaagttatgctaaacctttataaatcactggttagacctcagctggagtattgtgtccaattctgggcaccgcactttaggaaggatgtcaaggccttggagagggtacagaggagatttactagaatgataccagggatgatgggttttagttatctggagagactagagaagctgggattgttctccatagaagagagaaggttaaggggagatttaatagatgtgttcaaaattattaagggttttgatagggagaaactgctttCATTGACAGgaaggtcagtaatcagaggacacagatttaaaataattggcaaaaaagcctggggagagaaggggagacattttttttactcagcaagttgttatgatctggaatgcactgcctgaaagggtgatggaagcacattcaatagtaactttcaaaagggaattggatctctacttaaaaatgaaaaatttgcagggctatcgggaaagagcaggggattgggactaattggatagctttttcagagagccagcacaggcatgatgggccaaatggcctccttctatgctgcatgattctatgaatctatgtgaTGGCTCCAAACAGCATTTTCTTACACTAACAGTTACGGTTTTGCTCagttattaaaaatgttattgTACTTCAATGTCCTGTCTTAGTTCACacttcaaaatttaaaaaaatagttttCCAAGATTGGCTCTCGATGCAGTTATAAAATGCAGTTTGCATCACTGCGTCTTTGGTTCCACATCAATACCAAATGTGGAGCCTAACTGCAGTTTCCAGTCtaattgaccagttgggctgaatggcctctttctgtgctgtagtttcgatgtaactcgatgtaaaaggGCAGCTAGGAAAATGGGCTGTTTTCCAGGATCAGAATGTGAGCAGAACTCTGTGCAGGTGTTTTAAGTGGCCATGTGcagggctgatctgattttaGACTGATGAGAAAGTAGGATACCTGGCAACGTCCAGCACTCCCAGAACGACACCGGCATCAAACTACAAGACGCAGCATTACCCCCGCCATTTAGGAACTGTCAATATTTCTGTATTCCCTGGTGGGAGTGGGAATGGGAGTACTTGCGGATATCCATGCATTTATTTTAATGGAATACATCTGCAAGAATGTAAAATGACAAAAGATGCAATCTGGAAAAAAAAGCACGGAAGCAAATTTACAAAATAAAATTTACATTATAATATGTAAATTTGCAAACTAATTTTCAGAAGAGACAGATCATGTGGACAAATGTTAGAAAGAATTGGGTGGAAATGTAAAGAAGTGGGTGATTGAGAGCTATTAATGTTTGGGACCAGCCAGATGGATTACAGAATCTTATCTAGTCCTGTACCTGCTTAGgtctgttgttttttttaaatcatgctGATCGAAATTCATCTATTTTATTCTGTCCCATTCTCAGAGAGCCTAATGGTATAAATGGACCACTTGCTTGATCCCTGTAGGGTGCAGCATCTATTCCACATATTAGAAAGCCCTGCAATTAACTCATTAAAACAAAATCCATTGTGTGAGCAACATCCATTTACTAAAGATAGAGCcttttccttttaagtatttcCTGTCAGGAGTGGTAGGTAATAGTGAAgggaggtgaggtggggggggttgaAATCATTACTTTAAAGATTTCTCTATGGAAAAGGATTTAGGTCTGACTTTTCATGAAGCATGCTACGGGCTCTCAAATTAATGACACTAGATTCAAACCCAGTTTGACTGCACCTCAAATTTCACTCATCCTGAAACAAAATCTGTGCTAAAACCAAATAACAGCTTAACGAGCATTTCTGGCATGTGGCTGGGCCTGTCCATCAATCTGGACAAATCtgacattttgatttttttttaacaacattgatttaaaaaaaattattcttttcATTTTCCTTGGCTTTGTACTGCAAATCTTAAGTGAGTCAACTCAGTTTCCCCAACAATTCTTTccgttttaattttttctttaacCAGAAGAAATCTCATTTCTGCAACATCTCCTTCGATCAATGGATGGAGtgaaatggggtgggggagggggtgaaatctATGACAAGTTGCATGGCTGGATGACAGTAAGTGTGCTCACACCAGGGTCAGACAAGTTTAATGAGTATTGATTGATCAGAGATGACAACTTGGGAGTTTTCATCCTATAACTACATCTTTAGCTAAAAATACAACTGTATCATTGCACTAGACTAACATATAACATTGTGTTTGATTTGTTTGTAGTTtgtaatcacttgaattctttTCCACTTTAGCCCtgaaaaaacaattaaaaaatgATTGGTTCCTTATTTTTTTAGCAAAATATGAAAGAGTCAATTTAAAATTGCCTTGTTCCTCCATGGCACAGCCCAAATTTCTTCACAATAATTTCTTGAACACAGCAAACAAATAACTGAGGACTTCAGACTATTACTGACTAATTACAGAGTACCAATGAAAAAACTCCGTAGAATTTTGGAGTATCAAATTCCTACTAAATATTCAAGTTGACGTAACTATCTTTTAATCTGCCATGTTCCGGTACTTCCTTTTGCACTTACAGACCATCTGGACCAATATCTCCTGGGATAGTGATGTGCCATTTAAAATCCATTAAGGTTGCATCATGAGCACGGCCGAGAAAGGCTGAGGATGACTTTGAGCACATATTTCCTATTAACTCTTTAGCAGTAGCATTTCTTCGTTAGAAATACAACCACAGTGTCTTAATCCAGTCACAATTGACTGAAAATGGATCAATTTAGTGCTTCCCTGCACTTTTCCAGCTTGATGAATAAATCAATGAAACTTGTAAAAAATAAACTTTACATTTTTTCTGTTCTGCGGGTCGATTATTTTGAAGCTGCAGTGGGTATTCAACTGAGCTGCTGACTGAAATGTTGTTTTATTTTGTTATGTCAATTTTGTGCTTTTCAAGTGATGAGATGACGGTGCTGTGGATACCTTCTTTTTTGGCATCTTGTGTCAGTGTCgatcactcccaggtcaggtttaGCACTGTTAGATGCACAGTAAAAGCTCTCTATCCTCTGCCCAGCAATGAGCCTCAAACCAGCCTCTCGGAGGAGCATGGCCCACTGGACCGATTTGGCATCTTTCCAGTTCCCACACTACCCACCTGTAGCCTCCTtgagtgagactgccaattaGTACTAAATTAGGGGCAGATTTGTGCTGCAGGCCCAGGCCAACTGGGAAATGGATTGAGACGTAGGCCCAAACATATTTCGCATGAGACCCTTACTGCCAATAGacagagaagactttcatcccgTCAGTTAAGGCTAgacttgaacccaggtcccagcaATTAAATATTCGGACTGATTTTTGGAAAGGTTTTTGCATCATACATTAAAACAAATTCAAAATAGACTTATTATTTAATAGCAATGCTGCATTTTTCCATCTTTACcatttaaagggatagaattcATTCTTTGGGACATGTTCAAGGATTTCAGAGTAGATGATTCATGGATAATTTGATTCATAGCCACAGACCTTGAGTTCAAACACAAGGTTCCTAAGCAGAGTAAATGTGTGTGCTGCCTCTGGCTTTTCTTCCTCTGACCCTGACTACAATAATGCTATATTACAGAGCACATCCAATCTCAAGGGCAAAGGTTACCATATCCTGAGGGGGTCTCCATGGCAGAATGGATTGCTGATGTCCAATCTGAGTTGGAGCCTTGCACAGAGTATTTTAGATCAATGCTTGTAATTACAATCTTATAGCCCTAATCTTAACTGAGACAGTAATCAATAATAACCTCGCCCATATTTCAATCCACCAGCTTGTGACAAATGGCAGGAAAATTGATTGAATTTCAATACATTGAGAGAAGCTGACAGCTCCAATGAAAACTGTCACTCTGAAAAATAGAAGGGTACTCAAATGAAGAATCCACAGAAAGAGAATCCTCACCAGTGTTATATTGAAAAGATTATAGAGTGTTTAACTACGGAAAGGcaacttcatcatcatcatcatcagtctGAACAGAAATATGCTTAGTAGATATGCTATGTATAGTGAACATATGTATCTGCTGTGTATAATATACACAAATATTTTAACTATGTATAGATAGATATTTAATGCATACAGGTATGTACggcagaagggttgataaccagaggacacagatttcagataacTGACAAAAGAAacaa
Protein-coding sequences here:
- the LOC137332693 gene encoding lysophosphatidic acid receptor 4-like, with amino-acid sequence MLLDSQHTCCSCTKRTRPGMGNNSQNPICLTNDSFKYTLYGSVYSVVFILGLLTNCTSLYFFSCKMKMRNETTIFMTNLAVSDLLFVFTLPFKIFYNINRHWPFGDGLCKVSGTAFLTNIYGSMLFLTCISADRFLAIVYPFRSRTIRTRRNTSIICAGVWLLVLSGGISVSLFSTTNNRGDNSSTTCFEGFSKDIWKTYLSKITIFIEIVGFLIPLLLNLTCSSLVLRTLRKPETLSPIGANKERVLKMIIVHLSIFIICFVPYNSILFIYALVRSQAVANCSLERFAKTMYPITLCLATTNCCLDPFVYYFTSEYFQKYFNIRPRQKLDSMFKSETPLTVKGEMMTEGAAHPVNRNGANIQLESQF